TTGGCCTGTCGATGGTCGATTTCATGACTGGCACGATGGCGGCCGTTGGCTTGCTCGCCGCCTTACTAGATTCCCAGCGGTCCGGTGAAGGCTGTGATGTCGACGTGGATCTCCTGTCCGCCGCGGTGCACCAGACCAGCTATCCCGCGCTCTGGTACATGAATGAAGATGATGTGACGGGCCGTGCCCCCTTTGGCGCGCATCCGTCCGCCACGCCCAGCCAGATGTTCAAGGCCGCCGATGGCTGGATGTTCGTCATGGCGCAGCTGCCAAAATTCTGGACGATATTATGCGAGCGTATTGGCCATGAGGAACTGATGACAGATCCGCGCTTCGATACAGCGGCCAACCGCCTGACCAACCGTGCAGCTTTGTCGGACGTTTTGAGTGATATATTCGCGCCGCACCCCGTAGCCTACTGGCTGGATTTGTTGCAGGGGTTGATGCCGATTGCGCCGGTCTATGGTCTGGATCAGGCGCTGGACAGTCCATGGCTGCAAACCATCGGCATGCGGGACACGGTCAGCCATCCGGACCGTGCGGACATGAATGTGCTGTCCAGCCCGATCAAACTGAATGGCGAGCGATTGCCGAACCGGGCAGGGCCTTTGCTTGGGGCGGATAGTGATGCAGTCCTGGCCGAAGCTGGTTATGATACGGATATGATTGCCGATCTGCGTGCGAAAGGGATAGTCTGAGCGTCTTATGGCCAAACTGACGGGTATCAAGGTCGTTGACCTCTCGCTTTTTCTGCCGGGCCCGATGCTCAGCATGATGATGGCCGACCATGGCGCAGAGGTGATCAAGGTGGAGCCGCCCACGGGTGATCCGGCACGGGAAATGGAGCCGTTGGAGGCAGGCCAGTCGGTCTGGTTCCGTAATCTCAATCGGGGCAAGCGGGCGTTGGCGCTTGATCTGAAATCCGATGAAGGGCGGGCGCAGCTCTGGGAGCTGCTGGCCGATGCCGACGTGATGATAGAAGGCTTTCGCCCCGGCGTGATGAAGCGGCTGGGTTTTGACTATGACACTGTGTCGGCGCGTTTCCCGCGCATCGTCTATTGTTCAATTTCGGCCTTCGGGCAGGAAGGTGAAATGGCGCATCACCCGGCGCATGATCTGGCGGTCCAGGCCTTGTCCGGTTTCCTGTCGGTCAATGACGGTGCAGATGCGACACCGGTGGTGCCCGGTGTGCCTTCGGCGGATATGGCCGCAGGTCTCAATGGATTGTCGGCGGTGCTGATGGCGCTGATCGGGCGCGAGAAGTCAAGCGAGGGCGACTATATCGACATTGCGATGTTTGACTCCATGCTGCCCTGGTGCGCTCATATTGCCGGATCAGCCATTGTCGGCGGCGCATCCCCTAGTTCGCAATCGCAGCGCTCACTGGGCGGCGCGGCTTTCTACAATGTCTATAAAACTGCAGATGACAAGCATGTCGTGCTGGGCGCGCGCGAGGTTAAATTTGCGCGCAACCTTCTGACCGCGCTTGACCGGCTGGACCTGTTACCGCTTGCCGAAGCGGAGCCGGGCGACGGGCAAGCACCATTGGTTGCATTCCTGCGGGAAACTTTCGCGACCAGAACGCGCGATCAATGGGTCGCGTGGTTTGCTGACAAGGACGTCGCCTTCTCCCCCGTTCTCGATTTTCGTGAGGCGCTCGATCAGGATTTTCTGCGTGAACGTGGCTTGCTTATTGAAGCGCATGGCAGCCATCAAATCGGCCCGTCTTTCCGCTTTGCATCGGAAACTGATTGGCAGGCGAAAGATGCGCCGACCCTGGATGAACCGCAATGATGCCGGCTCTAGTCCACCTCTATATGCATCGAATAGGCGAAACGTTCGCCGGGATGATAGCTCGCCGAAATTTCGAACATCCGGTCGCTTTCGTCAAAATAGCAGCGCAAGATGCGCAGCACCGGATCGCCTTTTTCCAGGCCAAGCTCAGAGAGAATGTCTTTGGTGCCCTTAATCGCTTGGATATCCTGCGTTACCCGGGCGACACTGACTTCCCCCAGCGTTTCAATCTGCCCGAACAGGGTCGTGGCGTTGACGTCGATCTGCGCGACAGCGTCGGCCAGTTCGGGGTGGACCCAGGCCTCGGTCACCGCAATCGGCCGTTTTCTGCCGGGCTTCATCCGTTTGCCGCGAAAGGCGAACCAGTCGCCATCAGCCTTGGCGCCAATCTGTTCCACAACATCTTTGGGAATGGCACCTGCTTTTTTCTTTTCAAAGGCAATGGTGGTGTCGCGGGCATATTGCAAAATCTCGCCGACGTTGCTCAGCGGTTGGTGCAGCGCACCGGCGCGGGCCGTCGCCGGCTGTACTACCGTTCCGGAGCCGCGCTTGCGTGTAATCAGGCCTTCGGCGGTCAGTTTGCGCAAGGCCTCCCGCACGGTGAAGCGGCTGACATCATATTTTTTGCACAAAACGGATTCGGTGGGAAAATCACCGGGATCGGGATAGTCACCGCGCAGCACCGCTTCGCGCAATTCATCGGCCAATTCGAGATAGCGCGGCTTCTTCTTCGACGCGTTTTTGGATTTAGCGGGCGCTTTGGCAGCCAATTTTTCTCTCCCGGACATGGGGCTGTCTTAGGACGGGTGCGGCTATGACGCAAGAGAGCCTAACCGAGAAATTGGCGACTCATTTAATGCGCCCGGTTGATGAGGCGACACGACAACGGGCGCGTCTGCATTTGCTGGATTGGTTGGGGTGCGTGGCGGGCGCGCGACAGAGTGAGGCGGCAACGCTAGCATTTCACAAATTTCAGGAAGACCCAATTCGAAAATCCATATGGCTCGGCAATGTAATGGAGATGGATGACGTTCATCGTCTTGCTACTCTCCATCCTGGACCCGTCATTTGGCCATGTCTGCTTGGCAGCGGCCCTGAGCCTATGAGTGATTTTTTGGACAATGCAGTTCGAGGCTATGAGGCTTGTATCGCGGTCGGGTCGACTTTTGATTCAAAACACTATCGATACTATCATAACACTACTACTGCCGGTTACTTTGGAGTTGTTGCAGCTACATTTTCCTACGTCGAACGAACCAACAATAAAAGGCAGTTGGTTTCAGCAATGGGGTTGGCTGGATCGGTTGCGGGCGGCTTATGGCAGATGCGCAATGAAATCGGTCATACCAAACAATGGCATATTGCGCACGCGATTGAAACGGGAACCAACGCCGCAATATATTCGTGGGATGAGGTAATAGGCCCCCGCTTCATCCTCGAAGGTCCACAGGGTCTATATGCCGCCACCTGCGAAAATCCAAAACCTATGACTTTCCCCGATCAATGGCGCATCCATGAAGTCAGCTTCAAGCCATGGGGTGCTTGCCGCCATGCCCATCCGGCTATTGATGCGGCATTGGAACTCAAGGCCAAGCTGGGGGCGCTTGACGGTGATATTCATGTCGAAACCTATGCCGATGCCATCAGCTTTTGCGACCGCCCCGATCCGCAAACCGTTATCGAGGCGAAATTCTCGCTTCAGCATGCTGTAGCGGTAGCGGCCGAACGCGGCGTGCCGCAACTGGCGGATTTTGAACCCGATGCCATCGCAGCTCTGGCTGATGCTCGGGCCCGTGTCACTGTTTCCGAAGCCGGTGAAATAACCACTCGCTATCCCGAACATTATGGTGCGCGGATTACATGTGGCGAAGAAGCCATTGAACTTGTCGACACGCTTGGCGATCCGGAACGACCTTTGTCCAAAGAGGGCATAATCGACAAGGCGCGGGCACTGATTGCCTGGGGCGGGCTGGCCAGCAAGGAATCGGATCGGGCGATTGATTTGGCGTTGAACGGCGATGATCCAGCAGCCATCCATGAGATGTTGTCAGAGTGGCTATCATGACAGCAACCCAGGAAATTCTCGATTTCGCGGCGGCCAAACATGTCCTGCCCGACAGCACCAGGGCGGCGGCCCTTCGGTTACTCGGCGACACATTGGCCGGCGGCGCAGCCGGCGCGGTGTCCGAGGAAGCGCAAGCCATGCTAGCTGCTGTTCGCACCTGGGGCGCTGCGGATGAAGTCCGGTTGCTGGGCTTGGTGGATCGACTTCCCGCGCCATCGGCTGCCTGGTTTAATGGCTTTGCCATACATTGCCTGGAATGGGACGCGGTGCATGAACCTGCGGTTGTCCATGTCATGTCCACCGTGACGGCGGCTTTGCTGGCCAGTGCCGAACGGATGGGCGGCTGCGATGCGGACGCGTTTCTCACCGCTTTGGCCACCGGGGTGGATATTGCTAGCGGCATGGGATTGGCAGCAACCGGCGGAATGCAGTTTTTCCGCCCCGCAACGGCAGGCATAATTGGTGCGGCTCTGGCCGTCGCAAGACTCGAAGACCTTCCCGCAGATAAATTTGCCGATATTCTCGGGCTGGCTTACTCACAAGCGGCCGGCACCATGCAGGCTCATGTCGAGGCGTCCATCGCCTTGCCGCTGCAGATCGCCAATGCCTCTCGCGCAGCAATTACCGCTATTGATCTGGCA
This DNA window, taken from Parasphingorhabdus litoris DSM 22379, encodes the following:
- a CDS encoding MmgE/PrpD family protein, whose amino-acid sequence is MTQESLTEKLATHLMRPVDEATRQRARLHLLDWLGCVAGARQSEAATLAFHKFQEDPIRKSIWLGNVMEMDDVHRLATLHPGPVIWPCLLGSGPEPMSDFLDNAVRGYEACIAVGSTFDSKHYRYYHNTTTAGYFGVVAATFSYVERTNNKRQLVSAMGLAGSVAGGLWQMRNEIGHTKQWHIAHAIETGTNAAIYSWDEVIGPRFILEGPQGLYAATCENPKPMTFPDQWRIHEVSFKPWGACRHAHPAIDAALELKAKLGALDGDIHVETYADAISFCDRPDPQTVIEAKFSLQHAVAVAAERGVPQLADFEPDAIAALADARARVTVSEAGEITTRYPEHYGARITCGEEAIELVDTLGDPERPLSKEGIIDKARALIAWGGLASKESDRAIDLALNGDDPAAIHEMLSEWLS
- a CDS encoding CaiB/BaiF CoA transferase family protein — encoded protein: MAKLTGIKVVDLSLFLPGPMLSMMMADHGAEVIKVEPPTGDPAREMEPLEAGQSVWFRNLNRGKRALALDLKSDEGRAQLWELLADADVMIEGFRPGVMKRLGFDYDTVSARFPRIVYCSISAFGQEGEMAHHPAHDLAVQALSGFLSVNDGADATPVVPGVPSADMAAGLNGLSAVLMALIGREKSSEGDYIDIAMFDSMLPWCAHIAGSAIVGGASPSSQSQRSLGGAAFYNVYKTADDKHVVLGAREVKFARNLLTALDRLDLLPLAEAEPGDGQAPLVAFLRETFATRTRDQWVAWFADKDVAFSPVLDFREALDQDFLRERGLLIEAHGSHQIGPSFRFASETDWQAKDAPTLDEPQ
- a CDS encoding GntR family transcriptional regulator, producing the protein MSGREKLAAKAPAKSKNASKKKPRYLELADELREAVLRGDYPDPGDFPTESVLCKKYDVSRFTVREALRKLTAEGLITRKRGSGTVVQPATARAGALHQPLSNVGEILQYARDTTIAFEKKKAGAIPKDVVEQIGAKADGDWFAFRGKRMKPGRKRPIAVTEAWVHPELADAVAQIDVNATTLFGQIETLGEVSVARVTQDIQAIKGTKDILSELGLEKGDPVLRILRCYFDESDRMFEISASYHPGERFAYSMHIEVD
- a CDS encoding CaiB/BaiF CoA transferase family protein, translating into MSEARQPLKGFRVLSAEQYGAGPYGTMFLAQMGADVIKIEPPKGGDTARHVGPHWLREQESLYFQSFNLNKRSLTLDLRTDEGQQVLHTLAKDAHVVANNLRGDVPDKVGLNYDALKVVNPAIVCAHISAYGRGNERSKWPGYDYLMQAEAGFCALTGEPDGPPVRFGLSMVDFMTGTMAAVGLLAALLDSQRSGEGCDVDVDLLSAAVHQTSYPALWYMNEDDVTGRAPFGAHPSATPSQMFKAADGWMFVMAQLPKFWTILCERIGHEELMTDPRFDTAANRLTNRAALSDVLSDIFAPHPVAYWLDLLQGLMPIAPVYGLDQALDSPWLQTIGMRDTVSHPDRADMNVLSSPIKLNGERLPNRAGPLLGADSDAVLAEAGYDTDMIADLRAKGIV